The Prevotella sp. E9-3 genome has a window encoding:
- a CDS encoding oligosaccharide flippase family protein: MKKDRSDSYDHVLKYTSIFGGVQGLNLLIGLVRNKIVALLLGPAGMGLVSLFNTSVNFLSQATNLGISFSAVRNVSELYDKGDEEQLTHYVGVVRAWTLLTALLGMVVCALLGPVLSNYTFDWGDHTLHFVLLAPAVGLMAITGGETAILKGARQLKALAVIQLYNVFIALLVAIPIYYFFGMSGIVPVIVLVALAAMVLTIRHSYRLFPLTLSRLWRRLSDGKDMIRLGVAFVFAGILGSGAEMFIRSYLNVEGGLDVVGFYNAGFMITVTYASMVFTSMETDFFPRLSAVCRQRVEMRKTVNRQIEVAILLASPMLCMLIVGMPFIIPLLFSSEFESVVEMAQVAVFSMYIKAISLPISYLTLARGDSFAFLLLEAVFDVVMVFFVAWGYHYWGLFGTGLALSSAYLVDILLVYLYAFFRYGYHVSYPVLQYVAMQLPLGIAAYVVTKVDNDFVYWTLSGIFCLVSLSISISILYQKTALWDALKTKLNKKLRGNND, translated from the coding sequence ATGAAGAAAGATCGTTCAGATAGTTATGATCATGTGCTGAAATATACCAGTATCTTCGGCGGCGTTCAGGGACTAAACCTATTGATAGGCTTGGTGCGCAATAAAATTGTGGCTTTGCTCCTTGGACCTGCAGGTATGGGACTGGTGTCGCTTTTCAATACTTCTGTCAATTTTCTTTCTCAGGCTACCAACCTTGGCATTTCGTTCAGTGCAGTGCGTAATGTGTCTGAATTGTACGATAAAGGGGATGAAGAACAATTGACCCACTATGTGGGGGTTGTGCGTGCATGGACTCTGCTCACAGCATTGTTGGGTATGGTGGTCTGTGCCTTGTTAGGCCCTGTTTTGAGTAATTATACGTTTGACTGGGGCGATCATACTCTTCATTTCGTGTTGCTTGCTCCTGCCGTCGGTTTGATGGCTATTACTGGAGGTGAAACGGCCATCCTGAAGGGGGCAAGGCAATTGAAGGCATTGGCTGTTATTCAATTGTACAATGTATTCATTGCCCTGCTTGTAGCTATACCAATTTACTATTTCTTTGGCATGAGCGGTATTGTGCCGGTTATTGTATTGGTCGCTCTAGCAGCCATGGTGCTCACAATCCGACACTCTTACCGGTTGTTTCCCTTAACGCTTAGTCGCTTATGGCGGCGCCTTTCTGATGGAAAGGATATGATACGTTTGGGTGTAGCATTTGTGTTTGCTGGCATACTGGGTAGCGGTGCTGAAATGTTCATCCGTTCTTATTTGAATGTAGAAGGTGGACTTGACGTGGTGGGTTTCTATAATGCAGGCTTCATGATTACTGTGACTTATGCCAGTATGGTGTTTACATCGATGGAAACAGATTTTTTTCCTCGTCTTTCAGCCGTTTGTCGTCAGCGAGTCGAGATGCGAAAAACGGTTAACCGTCAGATTGAGGTGGCAATATTACTTGCATCACCCATGCTTTGCATGTTGATAGTGGGTATGCCTTTTATTATTCCCTTATTGTTTTCATCAGAGTTCGAAAGTGTTGTAGAGATGGCTCAAGTGGCTGTGTTCTCTATGTATATAAAGGCAATATCTCTCCCAATAAGCTATTTGACGTTGGCACGTGGCGATTCATTCGCGTTTTTGCTGTTGGAGGCCGTGTTCGATGTGGTAATGGTGTTTTTTGTGGCCTGGGGCTATCACTATTGGGGACTCTTCGGAACGGGATTGGCGCTATCGTCGGCTTATCTGGTTGATATCTTACTCGTGTATCTATATGCGTTTTTCCGTTATGGCTACCATGTGTCCTATCCTGTACTACAATATGTTGCTATGCAATTACCTTTGGGTATTGCTGCTTATGTGGTGACAAAGGTCGATAATGATTTCGTATATTGGACGCTGAGTGGTATTTTTTGTTTGGTGAGTCTGTCCATATCTATTTCGATCCTCTATCAGAAGACAGCCCTTTGGGATGCTTTGAAGACTAAGTTAAACAAAAAACTCCGTGGCAATAATGACTAA
- a CDS encoding glycosyltransferase family 2 protein, protein MTKVTVLMAVYNSEAFLKESIDSLLGQTMKEIQVVCVDDASTDGSLAILNGYAQRDSRIEVIHLVENKGQAHARNVGLKHARGEYVCMLDADDSFSPDALSEAVKVMEQENTIDCVLFDVSMDWPQRSELYSMPVFHLPEANNLSQETSVENPTISGEEAFQLSLTWKIHGLYLVKNNIHQKYPYDETCRLYSDDNTTRMHYLASRRVGHCKGIYHYRQHGESMTHKVSVRKFDYLRANESMKQTMTDVGVSLEMMKLYENHRWLNLIGVYMFYYVHGKELEKDERQYGLKELFRTWQIIDRSLLSMETINKFGYRPMRYWWAFRVQEWLYFTLRGLLGKNY, encoded by the coding sequence ATGACTAAGGTGACGGTATTAATGGCTGTCTATAATTCCGAAGCTTTTCTAAAGGAAAGTATCGATTCTCTTTTAGGCCAGACAATGAAAGAGATTCAGGTGGTCTGTGTTGATGATGCTTCGACTGATGGTTCGTTGGCCATCTTGAATGGTTACGCTCAGCGTGATAGTCGTATTGAGGTAATTCATCTGGTTGAAAATAAAGGGCAGGCTCATGCTCGAAATGTAGGGCTGAAACATGCAAGAGGAGAGTATGTGTGTATGCTGGATGCCGACGATTCTTTTTCACCTGATGCTTTGTCGGAAGCAGTGAAGGTCATGGAACAAGAGAATACAATTGACTGTGTGTTGTTTGATGTGTCGATGGATTGGCCTCAACGTTCAGAATTGTACTCTATGCCTGTGTTTCATTTGCCTGAAGCTAATAATCTGTCGCAAGAAACTAGTGTGGAGAATCCGACGATTAGTGGTGAGGAGGCTTTTCAACTCAGTCTTACCTGGAAAATTCATGGACTCTATTTAGTGAAGAATAATATTCATCAGAAGTACCCTTATGATGAAACCTGTCGGTTGTATAGTGACGATAATACTACAAGAATGCATTATCTGGCATCACGCAGAGTGGGGCATTGTAAAGGGATATACCATTATAGGCAGCATGGTGAATCTATGACTCACAAAGTGTCGGTTCGTAAATTTGACTATTTGCGTGCCAACGAGTCAATGAAACAAACAATGACGGATGTGGGCGTATCGTTGGAAATGATGAAACTCTATGAGAACCATCGCTGGCTGAATCTGATAGGTGTATATATGTTTTACTACGTCCATGGTAAAGAACTGGAAAAAGATGAACGGCAGTATGGCTTGAAAGAACTATTTAGGACGTGGCAGATTATTGACCGATCTCTGCTTTCGATGGAGACGATTAATAAATTCGGTTATAGACCAATGCGCTATTGGTGGGCATTTCGAGTTCAGGAATGGCTCTATTTCACTCTCCGTGGCTTGTTGGGAAAGAATTATTGA
- a CDS encoding glycosyltransferase family 2 protein translates to MKNEISILIPVYNTVCVKIVEAIARQCQQLKSNGDNFLYEILVADDCSSIKDSIKENRIINDFTNCRFIEKPENTGSAATRNFLAQASQYNWLLFLDCDMQITSQSFITDYLNTDAQGIINGGIKIGNGNNQNLRYLYEKHCEPMHTAEQRKLRPYQHFRSTNFLIERKIIIANPFDERFRKSGYEDVIFGKMLRESKVSITHIDNPTLMTDFETNEAYMDKIDRSINTLHQFRSELRGYSRLLTLVDGIHLGIVRSFIRLWHRLFGPIERRNLTGKRPSLRIFNLYRLGYYLTLTKND, encoded by the coding sequence ATGAAGAATGAAATTTCCATATTAATACCCGTATATAATACTGTATGCGTCAAGATTGTAGAAGCCATTGCTCGTCAATGCCAACAACTAAAAAGTAACGGCGACAATTTCCTTTACGAAATTCTTGTGGCAGATGATTGTTCGTCTATAAAAGACAGCATCAAAGAAAACAGAATAATCAACGACTTTACGAACTGCCGATTCATCGAGAAGCCGGAAAACACAGGGAGTGCTGCTACTCGCAATTTTCTTGCCCAGGCAAGTCAATACAATTGGTTACTATTCCTTGATTGTGATATGCAGATTACCAGCCAATCCTTCATTACCGACTATCTAAATACTGATGCTCAGGGAATTATCAATGGAGGCATAAAAATTGGAAATGGCAACAATCAGAACTTACGCTATCTGTACGAGAAGCATTGCGAGCCTATGCATACGGCTGAACAGCGAAAACTAAGACCTTATCAACATTTTCGTTCTACGAACTTTTTGATAGAGCGAAAAATAATCATAGCCAATCCCTTTGATGAACGTTTCAGAAAAAGTGGTTATGAAGATGTCATATTCGGTAAAATGCTAAGAGAATCAAAAGTCAGCATCACCCATATTGACAACCCTACCCTAATGACCGACTTCGAAACTAATGAAGCCTATATGGATAAAATAGACCGGAGTATCAACACTCTTCATCAATTTCGTTCAGAACTTCGTGGTTACTCACGCCTGCTAACTCTCGTAGACGGTATTCATCTGGGGATTGTCCGATCATTTATCCGATTATGGCACCGTCTATTCGGACCTATTGAACGCCGAAACCTTACAGGGAAAAGACCTAGCTTAAGAATTTTCAACCTTTACAGATTAGGATATTACTTAACATTAACAAAAAACGACTAA
- a CDS encoding glycosyltransferase family 2 protein: MKLSIIIPVYRTAHTLDRCVESVLAQQYTDMEIILVDDGSPDNCPKKCDEWAITDTRITVIHQSNCGLSGARNAGIKKATGDYLTFVDSDDFIAPDTYQPLMELLSRRTDIDILEYPYIWHSGSSDERTVLFQNTEYSDIISYWLKGYAYEHTYACNKLFKKELFANVCFPIGKVFEDVATLPLLAQQAKCIVTTDIGTYHYWMNPNGITNKAKGTELSMLLDAHMAMAIYPEILNDSRFYMNALNIQMDVFEFTGHSPILPNRIITPFATGLSFKNRLKAVALDLIGIKNICKLNTLFHKIQHSRS; this comes from the coding sequence ATGAAATTGAGTATCATCATTCCTGTCTATCGCACTGCACACACACTTGACCGATGTGTGGAAAGTGTATTAGCTCAGCAATATACTGATATGGAAATTATTCTGGTTGACGATGGATCGCCAGACAACTGTCCAAAGAAGTGCGATGAATGGGCAATAACCGATACTCGCATCACTGTGATACATCAAAGCAATTGCGGTCTGAGTGGAGCGCGCAATGCAGGCATCAAGAAAGCTACCGGCGACTATCTCACTTTTGTAGATTCTGATGACTTTATTGCACCTGATACTTACCAACCCCTCATGGAACTACTCAGCAGGAGGACAGACATTGACATACTTGAATATCCCTATATATGGCATTCCGGATCCAGTGACGAAAGGACTGTGTTGTTTCAAAATACAGAATACTCTGACATCATCAGTTATTGGCTGAAAGGCTATGCCTATGAGCACACCTACGCATGTAACAAATTATTCAAGAAAGAATTATTTGCCAATGTCTGTTTCCCCATCGGAAAAGTATTTGAGGACGTGGCCACCCTCCCCCTACTTGCCCAACAAGCAAAATGCATTGTCACCACCGATATAGGCACATACCACTACTGGATGAACCCTAACGGCATCACCAACAAAGCAAAAGGCACAGAACTAAGCATGCTTCTCGATGCCCACATGGCTATGGCTATTTATCCAGAAATACTCAATGACAGTCGGTTCTACATGAATGCACTGAACATACAAATGGATGTATTCGAGTTTACTGGCCACTCACCCATCCTACCGAATAGAATCATCACCCCCTTTGCCACAGGCCTATCCTTTAAGAACAGACTTAAAGCTGTAGCTTTGGACCTAATAGGAATAAAGAATATATGCAAACTAAACACTCTCTTTCACAAGATACAACACAGCCGCTCGTAA
- a CDS encoding glycosyltransferase family 2 protein has product MQTKHSLSQDTTQPLVSFIITCYDLPIQMICQCIDSILALTLRPFEREIIVVDDGSPNAFINQLNNYVDDITYVRKSNGGVSTARNMGLSMTTGKFIQFIDGDDYLVRPGYEHVLDLARYGHYDLIMFDFDSSEETTIQYEDSQEMSGQSMLRRMNIHGSACTYLFRKTIVGNLQFTKGIFYGEDEEFVPQLLLRADMAIQTTAKAYFYRQRSTSVIHNRSDRALVKRLNDMKTVISKLHKLSDTLPTDDRLALERRVHQLTMDYIYNIIVLTGRRTYLDHRLQELSRIGLYPLPDRNYTQKYSWFRRLANIKVGLSLLMKTLPLMKKER; this is encoded by the coding sequence ATGCAAACTAAACACTCTCTTTCACAAGATACAACACAGCCGCTCGTAAGCTTCATCATCACATGCTACGATTTGCCCATACAGATGATTTGCCAATGCATTGATAGCATTTTGGCTCTTACATTGCGACCTTTTGAGCGTGAAATCATCGTTGTTGACGATGGTTCTCCTAATGCTTTCATTAATCAGCTGAACAATTATGTCGACGATATCACTTACGTAAGAAAATCTAATGGAGGCGTATCAACAGCCCGCAACATGGGTCTCAGCATGACCACCGGAAAGTTTATTCAGTTTATTGATGGCGATGACTATTTAGTACGTCCTGGCTATGAGCATGTTTTAGACCTTGCTCGCTATGGCCATTACGACTTAATCATGTTCGATTTCGACAGTTCTGAAGAAACAACGATTCAATATGAGGATAGCCAAGAAATGAGCGGACAATCCATGCTGAGAAGGATGAATATTCACGGATCTGCATGTACATACCTATTCCGAAAAACAATTGTTGGGAATCTACAATTCACTAAAGGTATCTTCTATGGAGAAGACGAGGAGTTTGTCCCCCAACTACTGTTACGTGCAGATATGGCTATACAGACAACCGCCAAAGCCTACTTCTACAGACAACGCTCCACTTCTGTGATTCACAACCGTAGCGACAGAGCACTTGTTAAACGGCTGAACGACATGAAAACAGTAATCAGTAAGTTACATAAGCTGTCTGACACTCTACCAACCGATGATCGTTTAGCCTTGGAGCGGCGTGTACACCAACTGACCATGGATTATATCTATAACATTATTGTACTTACAGGCCGTCGAACTTACTTGGACCACCGTCTTCAAGAATTAAGCAGAATAGGACTCTATCCTCTTCCCGACCGTAACTACACACAGAAATACAGCTGGTTCCGAAGACTTGCAAACATCAAAGTAGGGCTTTCCTTACTGATGAAGACCCTACCACTAATGAAAAAAGAAAGATAA
- a CDS encoding 30S ribosomal protein S16: MATKIRLQRGGRKSYAFYSIVIADARAPRDGRFTEKIGSYNPNTNPATVDLNFDRALYWLEVGAQPTDTVRNILSREGVMLMKHLRGGVKKGAFDEATCQKKFDAWKADKQKGLEKVAADEAKAKNEAAAKALDAEKKVNEAIAKKVADKKAAAAAAAAEAAAEEAAAEAPATEEAPAEA; the protein is encoded by the coding sequence ATGGCAACAAAAATCAGATTGCAGCGCGGTGGCCGTAAGAGCTATGCTTTCTACAGCATCGTAATCGCCGACGCTCGTGCACCACGTGATGGTCGTTTCACTGAGAAGATTGGTTCTTACAATCCTAACACCAATCCCGCCACGGTAGACTTGAATTTCGACCGTGCATTGTACTGGTTGGAAGTAGGCGCTCAGCCCACTGACACCGTTCGTAACATCCTGAGCCGCGAAGGCGTTATGCTGATGAAGCATCTGCGTGGTGGCGTGAAGAAGGGTGCTTTCGATGAGGCTACATGCCAGAAGAAGTTCGATGCATGGAAGGCTGACAAGCAGAAGGGTCTGGAGAAGGTTGCTGCTGACGAGGCTAAGGCTAAGAATGAAGCAGCCGCTAAAGCTCTCGATGCCGAGAAGAAGGTAAACGAGGCTATTGCTAAGAAGGTGGCCGACAAGAAAGCTGCCGCTGCTGCTGCCGCCGCTGAGGCTGCTGCAGAAGAAGCTGCTGCTGAGGCTCCCGCTACAGAAGAGGCTCCTGCTGAGGCTTAA
- the mtaB gene encoding tRNA (N(6)-L-threonylcarbamoyladenosine(37)-C(2))-methylthiotransferase MtaB, whose amino-acid sequence MIDSSVFQGKKAAYATLGCKLNFSETSTFGKMLEELGVRTAGKGEIADLCLINTCSVTEVADHKCRQVIHRLVRQHPGAFVVVTGCYAQLEAENVAKIDGVDLVLGSNEKANLIQFLSDAWISKEADSSKVVENEQDKNASFFVRKTKEITSFAPSCSRGNRTRYFLKVQDGCDYFCTYCTIPYARGFSRNPTIASLVEQARKAVEEGGKEIVLTGVNIGDFGKTTGESFVDLVKALDGVEGVSRYRISSLEPDLMSDELIDYCAHSRAFMPHFHVPLQSGSDTVLKLMHRHYDRQLFADKIMTIKSLMPDAFIGVDVMVGCRGETPECFEETYEFLNSLPVTQLHVFPYSERPGTSALRIPYVVSEKDKKLRSRRLLELSDSKTHAFYEAHIGKEAEVLLEKATRGRAMHGFTKNYVRVELSAADACPEFDNHLLRVRLGDFNHDKTALRVAQILTPHSA is encoded by the coding sequence ATGATAGATTCGTCAGTTTTTCAAGGTAAAAAAGCTGCATATGCAACCTTAGGTTGTAAATTGAACTTTTCTGAAACTTCGACTTTTGGTAAGATGTTGGAGGAGTTGGGCGTTCGTACAGCCGGAAAAGGGGAAATTGCAGATTTGTGCCTTATCAATACATGTTCAGTGACTGAAGTAGCTGATCATAAGTGTCGCCAGGTGATACATCGATTGGTTCGTCAGCATCCCGGCGCCTTTGTAGTAGTAACTGGTTGCTACGCTCAATTAGAGGCTGAGAATGTGGCAAAGATTGATGGCGTTGATTTGGTGTTGGGCTCCAATGAGAAAGCCAATTTGATTCAGTTTTTGTCGGATGCTTGGATAAGCAAGGAGGCTGATAGCTCTAAGGTTGTTGAAAATGAACAAGATAAGAATGCTTCTTTTTTCGTTCGTAAAACTAAAGAAATAACATCTTTTGCACCTAGTTGTTCGCGCGGCAATCGTACACGTTATTTCTTGAAAGTACAGGACGGTTGTGACTATTTTTGTACTTATTGTACTATTCCTTATGCACGCGGCTTTAGTAGAAATCCAACTATTGCTTCACTTGTCGAACAAGCTCGTAAGGCTGTTGAAGAGGGCGGAAAGGAAATAGTGCTCACGGGTGTGAATATTGGTGATTTTGGGAAGACAACAGGCGAAAGCTTTGTTGATTTGGTGAAGGCTCTTGATGGGGTAGAAGGAGTGAGCCGCTATCGAATCAGTAGTCTTGAACCAGACCTGATGAGCGACGAGCTGATAGACTACTGCGCTCATAGCCGTGCTTTTATGCCACATTTTCATGTGCCTCTTCAAAGTGGTAGTGATACTGTGCTAAAACTTATGCATCGTCACTACGACCGTCAGTTGTTTGCTGATAAGATAATGACAATAAAATCTCTGATGCCTGATGCCTTTATTGGTGTCGATGTGATGGTGGGGTGTAGAGGTGAAACTCCGGAATGTTTTGAAGAAACCTATGAATTCCTCAATTCGTTGCCCGTTACCCAACTTCATGTCTTCCCCTATTCTGAGCGTCCAGGTACTTCAGCTCTTCGCATTCCTTATGTGGTGAGTGAAAAAGACAAGAAACTTCGTAGTCGTCGCCTTTTGGAATTGTCTGATAGTAAAACGCATGCTTTTTATGAAGCACATATCGGAAAAGAGGCAGAAGTACTGCTGGAGAAAGCCACGCGTGGTCGTGCAATGCATGGATTTACGAAGAACTATGTACGCGTGGAATTGTCGGCTGCAGATGCTTGTCCTGAGTTTGACAACCATCTGCTACGTGTCAGATTGGGGGATTTTAATCATGACAAGACGGCTCTGCGCGTAGCTCAAATTCTAACTCCTCATTCGGCATAG
- a CDS encoding glycosyltransferase family 2 protein, which yields MDKLAIVILNWNGAKMLEKYLPSVLEYSKEAVVYVADNASTDDSVALLKEKFPSCRLILLDKNWGFAEGYNKALEQVEAEYYLLLNSDIEVTPHWLLPMLAYMDAHSEVAACQPKLLSVFNRDSFEYAGACGGYLDSLGYPFCRGRIFDVVEHDHGQYDQPASVLWASGAALLVRARNYKEVGGLDSRFFAHNEEIDFCWRLRIRGYRIVCVPESKVYHVGGGTLPKSNPMKTYLNFRNNLTMLYKCLPDGELRRVMHIRWWLDYLAATEMLLLKHNWGDFKAVFRARRDFRRWRNDFDADRKLIQSARVGQEIPEQRSFSLLWQYYVKGRKHFSELP from the coding sequence ATGGATAAGTTGGCTATTGTTATATTGAATTGGAATGGTGCGAAGATGCTTGAGAAGTATCTTCCTAGCGTTCTTGAATATTCAAAGGAGGCTGTTGTCTATGTAGCTGATAATGCTTCGACTGATGATTCTGTTGCATTACTGAAAGAAAAGTTCCCCAGCTGTCGTTTGATTTTGCTTGACAAAAACTGGGGGTTTGCAGAGGGTTACAATAAGGCCTTGGAGCAAGTGGAAGCCGAATACTATCTTTTGTTGAACAGTGATATTGAGGTGACTCCTCATTGGCTTCTGCCAATGCTGGCCTATATGGATGCACATAGTGAAGTTGCGGCTTGTCAACCAAAGTTGTTGTCGGTGTTTAACCGCGATTCCTTCGAATATGCAGGTGCCTGCGGCGGTTATCTTGATAGTTTGGGCTATCCTTTCTGCCGTGGTCGTATATTTGATGTCGTAGAGCATGACCATGGACAATACGATCAACCAGCTTCTGTTCTGTGGGCTTCCGGGGCAGCTCTACTCGTGCGCGCGCGTAATTATAAAGAGGTGGGAGGATTGGATAGCCGATTCTTTGCCCACAATGAAGAAATCGATTTCTGTTGGCGATTACGTATTCGAGGCTATCGGATAGTTTGTGTGCCTGAAAGTAAAGTGTATCATGTAGGTGGTGGAACTTTGCCGAAATCGAATCCGATGAAGACCTATCTGAATTTCAGGAATAATTTGACCATGCTATATAAGTGTCTTCCTGATGGCGAACTTCGTAGGGTGATGCATATTCGCTGGTGGCTGGATTATTTGGCTGCTACTGAGATGCTGCTTTTGAAACATAATTGGGGAGATTTTAAAGCAGTGTTCCGTGCACGTCGTGATTTTCGCAGATGGCGTAATGACTTTGATGCTGATCGTAAGCTTATTCAGTCGGCGAGGGTAGGGCAGGAAATACCAGAACAACGTTCATTTTCTTTGCTTTGGCAGTATTATGTCAAAGGGCGTAAGCATTTTTCTGAACTGCCATAG
- a CDS encoding glycosyltransferase: MKILLLGEYSNVHNTLAKGLRNLGHQVVVASNGDFWKNYPRDIDLERSPGKLNGISLLLKVYRLLLTWKDFDVVQLINPIFIELKAERLLSIYRILRRQNKAMVLGAFGMDYYWVNECIERKPLRYSDFNFGDQIRTDEPALKEQRDWLGTAKEQLNKYIASNCDGIVTGLYEYDVCYRPNFPEKTQYIPFPIEPSQPSNNQTLQSAYSSLPIKVFIGISKGRSQYKGTDIMLKAAEDLKKKYPDRMELTKVEGVPFDTYQQLMNTSDVILDQLYSYTPSMNPLLAMSKGIICVGGGEPENYEILGENELRPIINVQPNYESVYYELEQLLLHPERMPILKQQSIEYIHRHHDYLKVAKQYEDFYSSLLQNL, from the coding sequence ATGAAAATACTCCTATTGGGTGAATATAGCAATGTCCACAACACCTTAGCCAAAGGGCTTCGTAATCTTGGTCATCAAGTAGTCGTTGCCTCAAACGGTGATTTCTGGAAGAACTACCCACGCGACATTGACCTTGAAAGAAGTCCCGGAAAACTGAATGGCATCTCACTATTGTTAAAGGTTTACCGGTTGCTGCTCACATGGAAAGATTTCGACGTAGTACAACTCATCAACCCCATATTTATTGAACTGAAGGCCGAACGTTTGTTGTCCATTTACCGCATTCTTCGGCGTCAAAACAAAGCCATGGTACTTGGGGCTTTTGGAATGGACTACTACTGGGTGAATGAGTGTATAGAGCGAAAGCCTTTGCGCTATAGTGATTTCAACTTTGGCGACCAGATACGTACAGACGAGCCAGCCTTGAAAGAACAGCGCGACTGGTTGGGAACTGCCAAGGAGCAACTAAACAAATATATAGCCAGCAACTGCGACGGCATTGTAACTGGTCTGTATGAATATGACGTGTGCTACAGGCCTAATTTCCCTGAAAAGACACAATATATTCCTTTTCCTATCGAACCATCCCAACCGTCAAATAACCAGACGCTCCAATCAGCATATTCTTCCTTACCCATTAAGGTATTCATCGGCATCAGCAAAGGGCGTAGCCAATACAAGGGTACAGACATTATGCTCAAAGCCGCCGAAGACCTTAAGAAAAAATATCCTGACAGGATGGAACTGACAAAAGTAGAAGGCGTTCCCTTTGACACGTATCAACAACTGATGAACACTTCTGACGTCATCCTTGATCAACTTTATAGTTACACCCCTTCCATGAATCCATTACTCGCCATGTCGAAAGGTATCATCTGCGTGGGTGGAGGCGAACCAGAAAACTACGAGATACTTGGTGAAAACGAACTACGTCCCATTATCAACGTTCAGCCTAACTATGAAAGTGTTTACTACGAACTGGAACAACTGCTATTACATCCAGAACGAATGCCAATACTCAAACAGCAGAGCATCGAATACATTCATCGACATCACGACTATCTGAAAGTGGCTAAGCAATATGAAGATTTCTATTCCTCGTTATTGCAAAATCTGTGA